GCGGGCGCCGCGCTCATGGTGTACCTGGCCGTGGGAGCGTTCCGCGCCGCGCGCACCGGGCCGCCGGACCCTTCGCGGCCGGTCGTCGCGGCTCGGCCCTGGTCGCGCCGCCTCACCTCGTTGGGCCTGCTTGGCGGCGGCTTTGCGGCGGGCTACGCGCTTGCCATCACGTCGCCCATGAACCTCGCCTGGTGGGTGAGCGTCGGCACGCATCTGTTCGCCGAGCACGGGATCGCCGTCTTCGCGGGATTCTTTGGCGCGCTCGTCGCCTACTCGTTTGCGTTCACCGGCGCCGTCGTGCTGGCGACGCAAAAAGCGGCGCGCGCGATCCCCATCTTTGCGGCGGCAAGCGGCGTCGTGTTCGTCGCCTTCGCCGCGTACCTCGTCTGGACGCTTT
This Candidatus Thermoplasmatota archaeon DNA region includes the following protein-coding sequences:
- a CDS encoding LysE family transporter encodes the protein MAEPAYAILLGAGLGLSLAAPPGPVLAFSMRRAAEHGFWPGVFVPFGAICADATHAAFVGVGVVPLLVAHPWAMKALAAAGAALMVYLAVGAFRAARTGPPDPSRPVVAARPWSRRLTSLGLLGGGFAAGYALAITSPMNLAWWVSVGTHLFAEHGIAVFAGFFGALVAYSFAFTGAVVLATQKAARAIPIFAAASGVVFVAFAAYLVWTLFT